Below is a genomic region from Miscanthus floridulus cultivar M001 chromosome 1, ASM1932011v1, whole genome shotgun sequence.
gcttcgatgccgcgttccgagactataaatcctaaaagcatgcctcgggggaccccaaagacacactttTCGGGGttaagcttgatgcccttttccctgaggcatctgaaggctatttccaagtcactgacgagatcactggccttcctagacttgaccacgatgtcatctacgtaggcctcgatggtcttcctaatgtgctcgccaaagacatgggtcatgcaccgctggtatgtggcccccgcatttctgaggccgaacggcatagtcacgtagcagtacaagtcaaatggtgtgatgaaagaagtcgcgagctggtcggactctttcatcttgatctgatggtaaccgaaATACGCATTAAGGAAGGATAAGGTttcacatcccgcagtggagtcgatgatttggtcgattcggggcaatgggaaagggacttttggacatgctttgtttagaccggtgtagtctacacacattctccacttcccatttttcttcttaactaatataggattagctaaccactccgggtgggatacttctttgatgaatccagtcgccaaaagcttctgcacctcctcaccaatggccctgcgcttttcctcatcgaatcggcgcAGGAGCTGCTTCACTGGCCTAGAGCCAGCCCGGatgtctaaggcgtgctcggcgacctcccttggtatgctcggcatgtccgagggactccatgcgaacatgtcggcattcacgcggagaaagtcaacgagcatggcttcctatttgatgtcgagggtggcgctaatCCTCAGCGCCCAATCGTCGGGGCAGGTGGGGTCAACGGGGAcaagcttgacggcctccgcgggctcgaaagtcccggcgCAACGCTTGGAGTCGGGCGCCTCGCTaccgagttggtcgaggttgacgatgagggtctcggcctctatgATAGCCTCGGCATACTCAATGCACTCgacgtcacagtcgtatgcatgttcatatGTGGACTCGATAGTGGTGACGCCATTGGGgctcggcatcttgagcttgacgtacgtgtagttggggaccgccatgaacttggcgtagcacggccaccctaggatggcgtggtaagttcccttgaacccaaccacctcgaaggtgaggacctccttgcggtagttggagggagtaccgaagTAGACGGGTAGGTCAACGCGCCGGAGGGAACGCGTGCGTTTCCCcggcacaatgccatggaaatgCGTGGCGCCACCCTGGAGTcacgactggtcgagctccaggagctctagggtgttggcatagaggatgttgaggccgctgtctccgtccatcaataccttagtgagccgggtgttACCGATaatggggtcgacgacaagtgggtactgcccggggttcgggacataatcgggatggtcgtcccgatcaaaggtgatcgcctcccgagaccagttgaggtaccggggagCAGCCGCCtttaccgagaagacctcccggcgctccctctttcgctggcatgccgtgaggcacgctgaaggcctgtCGAAGATCATAAAGGCATTGTGCACTTTGGGGAATCCGTTGTCCTTGTTGTCGTCCTTATCGCCGGCGCCCCTCTTCCtagcatcgtcgtcggggagcccgagcttggcatagtaacgccggagcatggtgcactctttgagggcatgcttcaccgggccctggtggtaagggcagggtttcttaagcatatcgtcgaagagcccaGGGCCTCTAAGGCCTTAGGGATTTTTGTGCTCTGCGGCCACGACTAGGCCggcctcgaggacttcctgcttcccctggtgacccttcttctttttcttgttgaggtggggagccgaggccccgggggccttgtccctccgcttccccttggtgtcgttgtcggggaagatggccccaacggcttcttcgcccgaggcgaagttggtggcgatgtcgaggagtgcggccgccgAGGTTGGCATGTTCcggcctaattctcggaccaggtctcgacaggtggtgctagagaggaaagcctggacgatttccgagtcgccaacgcttggcaactcagtgcatttcttggagaagcgccggatgaagtctcgaagagactcgtCCGGGCCCTGGCGACAACTTTTGAGGAactaggagttcccagggtgcacgtatgtgccctaaaagttcccaacaaagacccttaccaagtcgcgccagttgtggatctatgagggaaggagatgctcaagccaggctcgcgccgagtctgataggaacaacgggaggttgtggatgatgagcaggtcatcgtccgtgccacctagctgacaagccaggcggtaattggCTAGCCAAAGTTtgggattggtctcgccgctgtacttcatgaggttggccgATTGTCGGAACCAGGCCAGAAAATGAGCGGTGTggatggctctgctaaagactcgaggaccaggcagctcaggggaaggactacggtcttccccgctgtcgtagcggccaccttgatgcggatggtagccccgggcgggccCGTCATTATCGTGTCGCCATCGCCTGCTGACCGCCTCGTGGTCGCCCTGCGCCTCGTGTTGGTTGCCAAGGCGGtcgtgcagcaaggggaccctgttgattgtcggtgcccgagcgggctcgggatgaaccgaggcctcctagtcctgccgaggcggtgccgtgggaaggtccgaggcgcctccgcgccgtcaggaggcagaactctcggcctgctgcaccgcggcggtctcgaggagatcccagagctcaccgcggacccatcgcccctccgtggtagagggctcgggcatcattCAGACTAGCATCACCGCAGCCGCGACGTTCTAGCTagtgcgattgaagattgggggttgctcacccccttcgtcgtcgttgatgcagtGGTGGACGTCGCAGGCCCTCTGCCGagctcctccgccatcaccgtgaccttgctgctcctgctcgagagtgtctcggagctgctgcagaaggagtcggtcttgttcgaccttggcttgaagctcacaGAGTTGCTCCAGGTCCAGGCGTCGAAGTTGTCTAGGGGCAAGGTTCTCGCTCCACGCTGTtggtgggacaatgcgtgaaggtgtggcatcgcctACTCCTTGGTGAAGCAGGGAACGGTTGCCTacaccctcgtcctcatcgcctgtgcttggcatcccgagtctgacgtggaagcactcacgagtgggatcgtaagtgccttcatcgttagagtcggagtagccaaagcagtagtcgctcgcggccaggaagcggcgTATGGCTTCAGGGTCGTGAAGTCTAGAGAAGTCCGTTctagcccacgcctcgtcctcatCTGAGGGGTcagtgtgggtgtgggtcgaagtCGTGGTGCCGAAGTCGAGGACGAAgcattggtggcgtcctgagggctctgtGTGAGCAGAAGGATAGGCGAAAGCATAGGTGgcgatggcatttctcaacccgaaggggtatggagatggtgCCATCTCCAGGCTTTGCTCCGccgaagtcgactcctcaggaggtggcggggcagagcttgataaCGGGGCCTCGTCgtgcgccaccggcgtctttcccttgtccaggctcaggctagataggtccccaactagggaccttgtgccaacagctgggcgtgggataccggtggagcgTGGCACGTCGCCCCGAGCTTGCGTGGTGTCAGGGTGGTCCCGCCCATGCCACGCTTGGCGAGCACGATgggagcggccgcccgggcgccgtctGTGCCTAGGCTGCTGGGGCATGACGTTGTCGATGGTCAGTAGGACtctgggtgagaggagtaccatatcgtactcatgtcctagagatatgaactctaggctcccgaaccagattatcatgccgagacgcagtggtcgcatggggtctgccatccgggactTATCGGGATGACGAAGATGACACGCAGTAGAACCCAttcctggcgcaccaactgtcggtgttttggactggcgggccctcaaccaactagtaaaaatatactgcgtgcccctaatctcagatggtgatgcaaagagataaGGTTTAAactggttcgggcaataggtgccctatgtccagtctgagagatcgatcttgtattccttgcatcgaaatgcttgtagtagggggttacaagcagggcgagagagggagctaggcctaggtctctacgtggagtggcatggattgcttgagatatTGATCTCAGGCGGTGGGGAAGCGTGCGCGTTATAGAGTGTCGAGCATGTGTTCGTCTACCTCATGAACCCGTCTATGCCTGGGTGTGTGCGAGCGTGAGAGTAAGTCTGTCCTCCCATACGTGTTCATCTATCTCGTGCGCTTGGGCCTTTTAGAAACGGCCccgatccctcccttttatagttgaaggggggacaggggtgatacatgtgttagctacgcggtgtcgtgcgaacagaggtggcatgtccgagccctatagcctattactgtggtggcatggttgatggagtggtcctgcccttgaagtgctggagcaacgcgtcggtcacatccaatcctgtgcgacgtgggagctccagtgatagcttgacgcagggcctggCAAGCGACGTGCTGGTTGCTGTGCGTTGACTgtgtgaagagccgaggctcagttggtgccgagtcCGAGCCGTCGTGGGGGGGGGCTCGGACTCAGGCGCGAAtctcgaggttgccgagaccctaaagtagactgccgaggcgtggagggagcagttggtcctgtacactgattccgaggctatagtaacccagacttgactccacatgccgcgttgttcctagagcaggggttaggtagcacagcgtAGTACGGGCGCCGGTCGTAGGCACAgcaccgagcacagcggccggtaacccctgccctgtcctatcCTGGACGGCATGGCTTCGATGTGATTGACGTCTCGTCAGCCACTCCgttgtgtcgagccatcgttcggctgatatcgcgggaacGGTTGAACGTGCCGGTCGGACATGACatcttgtccgagaagttggtcgaggcggaggcgatggagttgttttgccgagccggccttgagtgaggcggagaatcgacGTCTCATTCGAGGTTGTACG
It encodes:
- the LOC136465279 gene encoding uncharacterized protein, with product MAVPNYTYVKLKMPSPNGVTTIESTYEHAYDCDVECIEYAEAIIEAETLIVNLDQLGSEAPDSKRCAGTFEPAEAVKLVPVDPTCPDDWALRISATLDIK